In Scylla paramamosain isolate STU-SP2022 chromosome 8, ASM3559412v1, whole genome shotgun sequence, the sequence TGGTCACCACAAGGGCAGGCTGGCCAGACTGGGGCCGCCTATCCCTAGGGGTCGAAGGAATgatataaggaagagagagtcaCAGACTGCTTGCCTCACTAAATCTGGTGACTGCTGGGGGCGCCATCCGACATTTTGTTAGTCAAGAGCACGGCGAATGATATGttaaacagaaaacaataattatttttcataaACATCACACCATTAGTCCCAGATAACAATTTTTACCTCAGACATCATTACACACTCATGTGGATGCTCTGCAACACTGGtaacaggaaaacaaaggcATAATGGATGTAGTTACCGTCTCAGAAGTCACCGACTCGGATTCCAATCTTTGTTGGCCTGGTTTCGAAACTTAGCCATGGCCAGCAGCACTAAATACTCGTTTAGACTTCCAGGAGAGATCAGTAAACATGAACAGTGATTGGAAACAAAAAGCCAACGCGCTAATCATCATATAAATAATAAGATATTGTGAGTATCAAGATCGTTATATTACTTTTACAGTCATCGAAGGTTATTATGCTCGTcacgaaacaaacaacaatCCACAATAGTAAAACAAGGCATTAATCATCGCACAAGTAGTTAAATATATAAGACAATGATCATTACGTCCCTTTTATAGTCATGCTGGGTTATCACTACAACGAGGTGGGAAACAAAGCGTCATGTTGTGGAAGGCGAGGTGCGAGTTCATGTAGGAATCTAAGCCACCGCCATTACCgtatcccaacacacacacacacacacatgcatacacacgcCTGCTCCTTCATATGATCCCTTTTATTAATGTCACTTGTTGCGCTTCTGGCTAGCAGCACTAAAAACTGATAACTTTTAGCACGCCGTGGCTCGCAAGATTCTGGTAGTTAGCGCTGAATCATTAAAACCTTACAGCGGAGAGATTTCTATGCCATCTGGAGTCGAGACAAGAGCTGCCTGGtgacgaaagagagaaactaGGCTGGATTCTGATTTTGAACACTCTTACTAGTGAAAAAATGCGAGGGGTCCCCTGAAGGTGTGGTGAAAAGTGTGCCAGACGGCGGTGCATAACCCTGTCCTACTTGTTGCGCCGTGCAGATCAGATCAGcgcaaggagagggagggaggagagggagcgtCACTTGCCTTTCTGAGTTTCCTTAGCGTCGTGGGCAGAGCGAGGCAGCTGGGCACTTGGCAGTAGGGGCAGGGAGCCTTGGCCGCACGATACCTGTGAACGAAGGGGAGTACGTAAGAATGTGTAGTGAAATGAAAGATGACAGCGGCAAGGAATATTACAACTGAACGAAAAGCTTTATAGATACAAATATGGAAATAGgatagcattaaaaaaaaaaaaaaaagatagcagaaGCAAGGAATATATATCACCTGAAGGAAAACTGGGTAAATATAATTATTGGTACAGGATAACACAAGTATTGGTCAGATCCTTTACACCTTAGCTAGGTaagaacaaacaagtaaaatCTTCACCTCATCATAACACTTTGCAGGATGGAGGCGAAGGGCGTGACCCCGATGCCCGCCCCGATGAGGACAGCGTGCGTGACCGTGAAGATCCTGGTGGAAGGCGTGCCATAGGGCCCATCCACGTGCACCTGACGGATGagaagtgagagtgagtgactgGAGGCGACGTGATCCGAAGCAACACCCTCAAACACCAACCCGGAGAAGCGTAAACTTACTAACACTACACTGACTGCCTTATTGCTGCTCCTACACCTTCTGTTACTGTCACCACTGCAGCATAATAGCGTGTCTCATCAGCGGCTCACCTCAATCTTCTTTTTGATGGCGGAGTGGAGTTGCAGCTGGTGAGCCATCGTGTCCGGGTTCTGGGCGGCGTTCTGGTTGGGGAAGCAATGCTGGCGGGTCCGTGCCAGCGTGGAGCAGAGATTCTCGCCGACAGAGTCCAGACTGGAGGTGCTGCCCGTGAGGGAGGACTGGCCCGAGTCACCGCGTCTTGAGCTTTCCAGGTCTGCTTTGAGCGCCGCCAAGTTCGACAAACTGCAAGACTTTTTGCGTTCCAGGGTCAAGAAGCTGCCGGAGCACCGCGACTCCATTGCAGCGGGCGAGACTGAAGGCTTGCGCTGCATCTCCACGTTGAGGAGGGCGGCGGGCCTGGAGTATATGCTCATCTTACGGTTGAACTCCAACAAATTATTGATGTAGCGGCCACCCTTCTGCGACCCTgtgtcctgctcctccacctggATGACGGTGTGCGTGGCGCCCTCCCTCAAGTCCTCGTCAGAAGAATATGCCAGGTTGAACATGCCGGggctgtccttctcttcctgcacggctggcttctcctccttctccttcgtcttctcctcctctttgaacATGTCGTAGATCCGCCTGGTCCATTCCCCCACGGAGCGGACGTGCACCGTGAAGTAATCTGTGAGCCAAGACCAGAATGTCGCGTGATGACAAAGGAACAAATGAAAGAGTGTGCGGGAAAGAGCCACAACAATTCATAATGGCAGCAATTTGCATCAACATGCAGCAATAAATGAACAAAGACCGACCTTCAAACTCCGGGGCTGAGGAGATGGTGAAGGGGTGCCACTCGTACCGCGCCAAGGAGGGTACGTTCAGGTACACGTACTCCCCGGGCTGGAAGTCGAAGTTCTTGGGTCGCCTGATGAGCAGCTTGACCACCTGGCGAGGCACGGGCGGGTTAGTGCGACTCAGACTCAGGTTATCAAATCAAGGGAACCAATAAAGAAGTGCATTTCTTTACCCGACACTGGTCTCAGTACACATTCATGAGTCCAAATATGTTACTGGGACACACGTGAAGCAGATTGGACACCCAAGTACAGGATTTTACTATGAACCGCCAACAATAAAacgtgaatcacacacacacacacacacacacacacacacacacacactcatgacgCCTCAGTACAaagtcttttcctctttctcacccGAGAGGGCAGCGTGGTGCCGCCAAGGATGTGGGTCTGGCCGCGAGAAGTGCACACCTGGGACACCCTTAGCCCGGTCTCCAGCAGGAAGGCGACGCCCGGCAGCAGGAGCCACTTCCAGAAGTTGGGTCCgtgcagcaccagcagcacccaAAAGGGAAGCGACAGCAGGTGCGTCCAATAGAAGATCTGCCGAGACGCGCCGAGTAAAGGTGTGTTACTCGTCAtggggggtgggagagagagagagagagagagagagagagagagagagagagagagagagagagagactttaccaCTAGTACCAAAAACAATCAGTTTAGAAAAGTACAACAAAATAAccagaaacaagaaaggaagaagaagaagaagaagaagaagaagaagaagaagaagaagaagaagaagaagaagaagaagaagaaaagtacctCAAAGTAGCCAGATTTCCGGACGAGGCGGTGACTGAAGGCgacgatgatggtgaggaggatcATGAGCACGGCGCCGGTGGGGTTGGCCAGGCCCGCCACCCAGCCTATGCCCAGCCCCGTGTCCCACATGTAATCGTTGAGGCTGATGCCCGTCACGTCTCCCAGCGTCACTGTGGGCACGGAGGGGGAAGGCAAACTGATTACGATGGACTCTTAAGTATGGATTCTTCCCCGTTTGATGCAGTTTTGTCTAACACTACACGATTTACTGGGGAGAGGCAAAACTGAACGCATTTAGATATTTGAACCAACTTATTACAATGGTTTCTTTAGTATGTATTCTTCCCTGTTTGGTGCACTTATCACTACATGAGTGGGATTAGTTGATTTGCTGAGGAGAAGCAAAATTGTGGGTACTAAGATGTCTGAGCTGCTCCATCACTCTTGGCATCAGTGGCGTCTCTCGAAATCATACTCTTCCCTAGCAAAATTTTGTGATGCCAAAGCAATCAGTGGAGTAAATGTTTAgttagaaaaaaattgaaagccaatgagaagcaaaacaatggaaagtaaaagaaataaagtgaattccaccaccaccaagattaTCACcataattttattcattcataagGAATATCAGGCAAGGGAAGTAAGAACAATAACACTACCGTTCCCAAAAGGGGCCAAAGTCagatccataaaaaaaaaagaccaatttATTTTCTGTAATTTGGACGACGGAAGATAAAAATCAAACACAAATTTATCGTTAAACTTTCAAATTATCTAATCATCAGTACAGTGACAGCAGAAGAGAACTGACTATGGACAAAATACCCAAATACTTAACTTAGATGTGAGCTTACCTCGGTGTGCAACTTATCAGCGTCCAACCTTATCTAAGTGTGGCagcaagtctgtctgtctgtctgtctgcggcTGAGAGGATGCAAGTCCAGCATTTGCCGCAGTGTTAGTAAATACCAATGTGTTGTAAACAAAGGGTTATGGGATTAGTTAACACAGGCACGAGAGGTGAAGATTAAGTGGCCTGACAGTAATTTGGAAAGGggttatatttctctctctctctctctctctctctctctctctctctctctctctctctctctctctctctctctctctctctctctctctctctctcagcagcacTCTTGTTTACACGAATCATTAtcaaaacaacatcaccactGTTTACACAATCATTACGAACCAATCAACTTTCATTCTTTCAGACACAAAAACACAGTGAGGCGAAGGTGGCCCCTCCCCGCCGGGTGTGGGTCACGTCGCTCAACACCCAAGCGactggaggagtggtggtggcaatgagcGGACAGCGGCTTGGAGTGTGGTGTACAGGCGCAAATATTTAGGCTGGGAGAGGGAACACCATAATAAAAAGAAACCaaagagcataaaaaaaagagtgaatggTAAAAAAAGTGTTGTAGACGTCACAAGTCATATAGCAcaatggaagaaataaaagggagaaggggaaagaaaaagcgggagtgacaggtgagtgtgtgagtatgtAAGTGCATTCAAAGTAGGAGgcgaatagaaatgaaaaggaaagcgaaagaagaaagtgttgaagTGCATttaaaggaggtggaggaagtgagtagaagagaaaatgaaaatgaaagaagaaaacacattaCCCAGACAGAAGGGACACGTCAGGGAGAGCCGTTTCAAAGGTAACACTCTCAACCAGCAGCGCAACTCATTAGGTGTTAATCGTTTCtctgcctcaccaccactacttatgGCAGGCTCTAGTTCATGTTTTTGAGGGCGTTTTCATCATTCCAGAGGTTTACCaggaattctgcatcatcaaatTAGAAAAAATACTCACGAGAACCAGAAAATTAtgtcagtggcctttgaaaacagtcgttaTGAGACCACCAAGCATTTCGGAACACGGTCCCTGAATTGTCATAAAAAGCACATGAGTGGTCGAGGCCGAGAGCCGCTACATTGGATGACAGCTGCGCGGGGCCGAGGTGAGGTGAGCGGCTGTCGTGGCGCCATATGTGACGTCTTAAAATAACTTCAAGAGTGGCTCCAGGGGCAGATAAGTCTTGCACACCAGTACTAGATTTTgtgggggaaagaaaacatcattgtacTGGTCTAGTCTCGGCAAACATTTATCACCTGTGTTCATGCTGTTAAGAAAGGCGCGGGAGGCAGCAAGACTCGATGCCTCACGTTCCCATGTGGGATACGACTcactagtcacacacacacacacacacacacacacacacacacacacacacacacacacacacacacacacacacacagacacacacacacacacacacacacacacacacacacacacacacacacacacacacacgcacacacacacagacatatacaAGTTAGTGGTCATGTGGCGTGCGGTGGTAATAATTAACCGCGTCATGTTCACCTTCCCTGCAATGATGACATGCACGTTGTATCAAAACATAATATACACTTGCAAAATAAGAGACCATTACTAAACGATCCACCGCAATGCTTCAAGCTGCTCAAGATCACGGCGGCGACAAGACCAAGACCgcggtgggaggaggaggaggaggtggtggcgacACACGACAGCCCCACCACGGCCACGCACGGTTGCAATGACACAGATAACACACAGCGATCACTTGCACTTACACACACCTCAGCAACGCAAACACCCGAGAGAACAAGGGTGCTTGCTGCTCCTTTGCTCCACTTGCTGATGGGTTGCTGTCCACGCATCTCTAACGGGAatacatgattttattttttctttcgttttcgaTTTTTACGTGAAAAGGGAAGAGGCGGAAATGTGCAGATTATTCCTTCTTAGTGCTTTCTAGTAAGTAGGATAACTTGTAACTTTCGATTTCTACAGCAAGAATACGAGCGACGCGTGACTGCCTCTGAACGCAAGATTCCGCGCAAGACGATCTTGGAGTAGATTGCGCGAAAACATTATTAATGTAGCGATGAGGCTTAGGAGCACATTAGTTGTAGAATCTCGTTactgtgtataaaaaaaatgcaaatagtTTAGCGTATATTAATGTCATTTCTTGTATGGTCTTGATATTGTTAACTGTCAAGATCATGCAGGAACAGTCTGGCGCGTCGAAGGTGGTCATGGGTCGGTGTGGGCGCAGGGTGTGCAGGCCACGCCCCTGTCACGCTGTCTCTGGTCAGTCAGGCCCGGGCGTTACACCCTCAGCCGCTGTCTGTAATTACTGCGAAACATGATGCCTCTATTTACCAAAGTTGGCGATGTGGAACAGAGTGTGGAGGATGGAGAGCAGGAAGACGGTCCAGCCCGCCATCTTGTGGAAGTGGACATGCTGGTCGCAGGGCAGCATGTGGCCCACGCAGGAACTTCTGAGGCGCGTCACTGTCCTGCGTAGGATCAGGAGAAGTAGCAACGCGCAGTCCAGGTTGAGGCACTGACCTgggaaagacaaacaagaatcagttcattctcttttcttcttctggtgTTCTTGAGTTCTGTCTCCATTACTCGTGACTTTTTGTTAATCAACTAATATCTAAACCTTTTCGGTTGCCAAGGAAGACGCCACCAGCGGAATAGACTTAATGGGCCCATCGTAACCTTTAGGCTCTAAGAAAACAGCTAACTTTTCTTCGGCAAGCggtatgtggaaaggaaaactaaaaacaacacttacataaaaataaaaaacaagcgGTTTTCTTGGAGTGTATGCCATCTCGTGGCGTGTATGAAAAGGTTTCGCCGAGTTCCCAAGAATGTGTTGGTATTAATGAGCGGCAAGTCGCGGCCAAACACTGACACACTCACCTCATTCACCTTTTGGGATGTAAATTTTTAGAGTAAGTGAAGACAAATTTATCATATCTCTCGAGTCGTAAAATAGATCATTGATGTGTATTTGTTTCAACATCAGGTTAAACTAACATTAAATACAGCGTTGTCACTGATTTTTTGCGCGTGTGGGAGTGAAGCATACATAGACCAGAGGCTGTGTCATATTTCCCAACGGGCGAGCAATGGAGGGTGGCGTGGCGGTGATAGAcagggtgaggcgaggcggtgGAAGGCACGGGGGTGGTCATGGTGGAGAAAAACTCTCACTCACGACCCGCATTCTGCCGCGTGTATAGCTTTTATCGCCTTTACGAGATATCACTGCTGATGCGAAATATCAGGTCCAAATATGAGGTAAGCGCGGCGTTGGTGGGCGCGTGCCGGTGGTGACGCAAGGCGGTGAGCAGCCCGCCTCGCTGTGACAGTCACCTCAGCCTTGAAGGTCGTTGCCGCTGGTCTCGCCTTGCTCAACGGTGCCTAAGTGAGTGGCGCCCCCAGCCCTGTGTTGGCTGGTAATAACAATACAGGTAACACTGGTAATTACGAAAATCAACTACTCACTCAAACAAGCATACGGAGGTTTCTGCTATGGTTCGGTGCCGTGCCTATGCAGAGCTGAGAGCCACGGGTAAAGAACCTCAATTTTTCACGAATAAGCTGCTGCCCTTGCTGCGTCCAGACAAATAACCACGATAAATACATAACAATCAAACTTGCGACCAAAgcactcgaaaaaaaaagaagcaaaaatccAGACTCAAGAAATACAAATTGATTAATAATGACTTAAGACGCCGTAAAAACAAAGCCATGTCGCCGAGAGAATcagaaaggaagggacagaGGACTCACCACAAGCTCGGGCGCCCATTTCAAGGATGTTGGTGTGGCGGTACTGGTAAGCTCTCGCCAGGAAGACAGCGGCGTTCACCCCGACGAAGAGGGCAGTGAAGACGAGTGCGGGGGCGTTGTTGCGGGCCCACAGCAGGCGGCGGCGCAGGCTGCTCTGTGTGGTGATGGATTCCGGTTCCGGCCGCTCCTCGTCCAACACCACGTCCAAGAAGCGTATTCTGGAAGGCACAAAGATTGGGGGTTAGGATACAATGAATGACAGAGAGCCATTTAGTATAActaatcctcttctctctctctctctctctctctctctctctctctctctctctctctctctctctctcttatagctTAAGGCTTCTCGGTCATGAGCCAAGCACACATTTATCTACATTCATTATTCACATAAATGGACAACCGCTTTCACTGCAGGAAAGTGCTTACATAATAGATTTTCGAAAAGACACGCGCCTGAGCTACACTTAAGTCCTGTTATGAGAATATGATTGCCAAGCGTCCATGACTCTTTGGTCGGCACGCTCGCATAAGTACCAGCGGCTCCTACTTCCAGCGGGTCGGGGCAGGCGGACACAACTTACCCAAGCACTCATCTTGTGGTGCGGTCAGTTGGCATAGTGGTATGTTTGCCTGAGGAAGTGCAGGAAAGGTAAAGTGTGGTTATTCATGTCACAGGCGGCCTTGTCCCGGAGTTAAAGGTTCCTTACCTCCCATAAGTTCAATGCCAAGGAAGCTGAGGTGGCAGTTGTCGCCGAACAAAGGTAAACGTTTGTCCCAAGCCTAACTCCTGTGTTAATAAGGTGATGCCTTGAGTGACCTATCTTGAAACAGTACCAGCTGAGCACTTTGTGACCAACAGCCACCCAGACTCGCCACGCTGTGCCGCACTTCCCACAACACCCTCGCTATACATCATGGGTGACTCAGTAATTTGATTTGCATGTAGtttaccttcccttcacttccatcCAGAGCGAGGAAGCAGAGACCTTGCAACGCTGCACTGGCGGGAAGCTTGGCATCTCAGCACGAGGATGGTCGCGGGAGAAAGTTTTCAACACCTGCCCGTTTGACCTCACCCTCCACCCTCTGCATCCTCCCGCACGTGACCGCGAGGCCTGACCCTCACCCACACGTCCCCGTCAGGTTGTTGCGTCACGGCGTCAACACAGTACAGCCACCGCAGGATCCAGTTTGCGTGCTCAGCTTGGAAGTGACATTCACATCCACGTGACATAACAAGGACGAAATCGAGAAATGCGTCACTCCCTTTTCAGGAAGTTACACAAtagttacgagagagagaaaacaaaagtgaaaaaaaaacatgctctTAGTGAATCAGAAAACAGATACTTggcaatattttcctttccatgcCGCTGCTTCGCGACCCCCGCCCCGCACCGTACAATGCCACGGAAGCCTGGCAGGCCAGGCAGGTGTGCGGCGCAGCGCGCTGGTCCACCTTGATGTTGCGCTCGGCGGGGTCACCGATGCTTCCTTGCTGAATTCCTGCGACCCACATGTGGCCCGCGCCTCAGGAACTCTGCTCGCTCACACtaacccttccttcccccacacTTCCTCCCTGACGCCCCTGCAATGCCCTCACTGTCCCAAAACTTGCTTCCCTCTCCCACAAAGGCCATGATTCACAGGTCCCGGTGCCCGCCGAGAAGCCTAACAGGTATACATATATAAGCATAGGCAGGTTAAGGCCGCTGTGCTTTACGAGTCATTTTTAAATATGAAtagaaactaaaaataaatgatgTGAAAGTGACgagttgtattttttctttacaactCGTTTTGTCTGATAATCTGCGCTCCCGTAGCCTCGAGTGTGGTGGGTGTAGGCGTCCAGTG encodes:
- the LOC135103072 gene encoding NADPH oxidase 5-like isoform X1, with protein sequence MMRKESRIRFLDVVLDEERPEPESITTQSSLRRRLLWARNNAPALVFTALFVGVNAAVFLARAYQYRHTNILEMGARACGQCLNLDCALLLLLILRRTVTRLRSSCVGHMLPCDQHVHFHKMAGWTVFLLSILHTLFHIANFVTLGDVTGISLNDYMWDTGLGIGWVAGLANPTGAVLMILLTIIVAFSHRLVRKSGYFEIFYWTHLLSLPFWVLLVLHGPNFWKWLLLPGVAFLLETGLRVSQVCTSRGQTHILGGTTLPSRVVKLLIRRPKNFDFQPGEYVYLNVPSLARYEWHPFTISSAPEFEDYFTVHVRSVGEWTRRIYDMFKEEEKTKEKEEKPAVQEEKDSPGMFNLAYSSDEDLREGATHTVIQVEEQDTGSQKGGRYINNLLEFNRKMSIYSRPAALLNVEMQRKPSVSPAAMESRCSGSFLTLERKKSCSLSNLAALKADLESSRRGDSGQSSLTGSTSSLDSVGENLCSTLARTRQHCFPNQNAAQNPDTMAHQLQLHSAIKKKIEVHVDGPYGTPSTRIFTVTHAVLIGAGIGVTPFASILQSVMMRYRAAKAPCPYCQVPSCLALPTTLRKLRKVDFVWVNRDLGSFEWFLEMLAALEEEQRVVGAAMETFLNLHLYKTGVNPLSPSLPLASSIRSGRPDWDKVFSGIRESRVGKVCVFYCGPPSLVSVLRDKCIKYKFEFKREMF
- the LOC135103072 gene encoding NADPH oxidase 5-like isoform X2, whose translation is MGARACGQCLNLDCALLLLLILRRTVTRLRSSCVGHMLPCDQHVHFHKMAGWTVFLLSILHTLFHIANFVTLGDVTGISLNDYMWDTGLGIGWVAGLANPTGAVLMILLTIIVAFSHRLVRKSGYFEIFYWTHLLSLPFWVLLVLHGPNFWKWLLLPGVAFLLETGLRVSQVCTSRGQTHILGGTTLPSRVVKLLIRRPKNFDFQPGEYVYLNVPSLARYEWHPFTISSAPEFEDYFTVHVRSVGEWTRRIYDMFKEEEKTKEKEEKPAVQEEKDSPGMFNLAYSSDEDLREGATHTVIQVEEQDTGSQKGGRYINNLLEFNRKMSIYSRPAALLNVEMQRKPSVSPAAMESRCSGSFLTLERKKSCSLSNLAALKADLESSRRGDSGQSSLTGSTSSLDSVGENLCSTLARTRQHCFPNQNAAQNPDTMAHQLQLHSAIKKKIEVHVDGPYGTPSTRIFTVTHAVLIGAGIGVTPFASILQSVMMRYRAAKAPCPYCQVPSCLALPTTLRKLRKVDFVWVNRDLGSFEWFLEMLAALEEEQRVVGAAMETFLNLHLYKTGVNPLSPSLPLASSIRSGRPDWDKVFSGIRESRVGKVCVFYCGPPSLVSVLRDKCIKYKFEFKREMF